Proteins encoded by one window of Lathyrus oleraceus cultivar Zhongwan6 chromosome 1, CAAS_Psat_ZW6_1.0, whole genome shotgun sequence:
- the LOC127115595 gene encoding arabinogalactan protein 21 yields MEASKINQFFVAMVVVMMMAASTVSADVEAPAPSPTSDATTLFVPTIFASFVALVFGFVF; encoded by the coding sequence ATGGAGGCATCAAAGATAAATCAATTCTTTGTTGCTATGGTGGTGGTTATGATGATGGCAGCATCAACTGTTTCAGCTGATGTAGAAGCACCAGCTCCAAGTCCTACATCTGATGCTACAACCCTCTTTGTGCCAACAATATTTGCTTCCTTTGTTGCTCTTGTTTTTGGATTTGTTTTTTAA